In a single window of the Chondrocystis sp. NIES-4102 genome:
- the tuf gene encoding translation elongation factor Tu has protein sequence MARAKFERTKDHANIGTVGHVDHGKTTLTAAITLALAALGTAKARRYEDIDAAPEEKARGITINTAHVEYETANRHYAHVDCPGHADYVKNMITGAAQMDGGILVVSAADGPMPQTREHILLAKQVGVPSLVVFMNKEDQVDDEELLELVELEIRELLSEYDFPGDDIPIVSGSALKAVEALTANPTTKKGEDKWVDKIYDLMDQVDSYIPTPEREVDKPFLMAVEDVFSITGRGTVATGRIERGEVKVGETIEIVGIRDTRSTTVTGVEMFQKTLDKGMAGDNVGVLLRGVQKDDIERGMVLAKPGSITPHTVFEGEVYVLTKEEGGRHTPFFKNYRPQFYVRTTDVTGTIKDYTADDGSEVEMVMPGDRIKMNVELINPIAIEQGMRFAIREGGRTIGAGVVSKIVK, from the coding sequence ATGGCACGCGCAAAGTTTGAACGTACTAAAGATCACGCTAATATTGGAACTGTCGGTCACGTAGACCACGGTAAAACTACTTTAACAGCAGCAATTACTTTGGCTCTTGCAGCATTAGGTACTGCTAAAGCTAGACGATATGAAGATATTGATGCTGCTCCTGAAGAAAAAGCGCGTGGTATCACTATTAATACTGCCCACGTAGAATATGAAACTGCAAATCGTCATTACGCTCACGTAGATTGTCCAGGACACGCTGACTATGTAAAAAACATGATCACTGGTGCAGCGCAAATGGATGGCGGTATTTTAGTAGTATCAGCAGCTGATGGCCCAATGCCTCAAACTCGTGAACACATTCTTTTAGCCAAACAAGTTGGTGTTCCTAGCTTAGTAGTTTTCATGAACAAAGAAGACCAAGTAGATGATGAAGAACTACTTGAATTGGTTGAGTTAGAAATTCGTGAGCTTTTGAGTGAGTACGACTTTCCTGGAGATGATATTCCTATTGTTTCTGGTTCAGCTTTAAAAGCAGTAGAAGCATTGACTGCTAATCCTACTACTAAAAAAGGTGAAGATAAGTGGGTAGATAAAATATATGATTTGATGGATCAAGTCGATTCATATATTCCTACTCCTGAGCGCGAAGTTGATAAGCCATTCTTAATGGCGGTTGAAGACGTGTTCTCTATTACTGGTCGTGGTACAGTAGCTACTGGTCGTATTGAACGTGGTGAAGTTAAAGTTGGTGAAACTATCGAGATCGTAGGTATTAGAGATACTCGTAGTACAACTGTGACTGGCGTGGAAATGTTCCAAAAAACATTGGATAAAGGTATGGCTGGAGACAACGTAGGTGTGTTACTACGTGGTGTTCAAAAGGATGACATTGAAAGAGGTATGGTGTTAGCAAAACCAGGTTCAATCACTCCCCATACTGTATTTGAAGGTGAAGTATACGTACTAACTAAAGAAGAAGGTGGTCGTCATACTCCTTTTTTCAAAAACTATCGTCCTCAATTCTATGTTCGTACAACAGATGTTACTGGCACAATCAAAGATTACACTGCTGATGATGGTAGTGAAGTAGAAATGGTAATGCCAGGCGATCGCATTAAAATGAACGTAGAACTAATTAACCCAATTGCTATTGAGCAAGGAATGCGCTTTGCAATTCGCGAAGGTGGACGTACTATCGGTGCTGGAGTAGTATCCAAAATCGTTAAATAG
- a CDS encoding ribosomal protein S10 — MATIQQQKIRIRLKAFDQRLLDTSCEKIVDTANRTNASAVGPIPLPTKRRIYCVLRSPHVDKDSREHFETRTHRRIIDIYKPSSKTIDALMKLDLPAGVDIEVKL; from the coding sequence ATGGCAACGATTCAACAACAAAAAATACGTATTCGTCTTAAAGCATTTGATCAACGTTTACTCGACACCTCTTGTGAAAAAATTGTGGACACAGCCAACAGAACTAATGCTTCTGCTGTAGGTCCAATTCCATTACCTACCAAAAGAAGAATTTATTGTGTTTTGCGATCGCCCCACGTAGATAAAGATTCGCGCGAACACTTTGAAACTCGTACTCACCGTCGTATTATTGACATCTATAAACCTTCCTCTAAGACTATTGATGCCCTGATGAAGCTTGATTTACCTGCAGGTGTTGATATTGAGGTTAAGCTTTAA
- a CDS encoding peptidase S16 lon domain-containing protein, with translation MASSSIAVRELPLFPLPEVVLFPSRPLPLHIFEYRYRIMMNTILEYDRRFGVLSIDPTTGEIAEYGCCAEILHFQRLPDDRMKMLTFGQQRFRVLEYVREKPYRVGLVEWIEDQPPSQDLKPMATEVEELLRDVVHLSAKLTSQKIELPDDLPSSPTELSYWVASNLYGVASEQQALLEMQDTFERLQREQEILSSTRNHLAARTALKDALDT, from the coding sequence ATGGCATCTTCTTCAATTGCAGTAAGAGAATTACCTCTGTTTCCCCTTCCTGAAGTCGTTTTATTTCCTAGTCGTCCTTTACCGCTTCATATTTTCGAGTATCGTTACAGAATTATGATGAATACAATTCTGGAGTATGATCGTCGTTTTGGAGTACTTTCTATAGATCCTACAACGGGAGAAATTGCGGAATATGGTTGTTGTGCAGAGATTTTGCATTTTCAACGGTTACCTGATGATCGCATGAAAATGTTAACATTTGGTCAGCAAAGGTTTAGAGTATTGGAATATGTTCGCGAAAAACCCTATCGTGTAGGTTTGGTAGAATGGATTGAAGATCAGCCTCCAAGTCAAGATTTAAAGCCAATGGCAACTGAGGTGGAAGAATTATTGAGAGATGTAGTGCATCTTTCAGCCAAGTTAACTAGCCAGAAAATTGAACTTCCTGATGACCTTCCAAGTTCACCTACGGAGTTATCATATTGGGTAGCTAGTAACTTATATGGTGTGGCATCTGAACAACAAGCTTTATTAGAAATGCAGGATACTTTTGAGCGTTTACAGAGAGAACAAGAAATTCTTAGTTCTACCCGCAATCATTTAGCTGCACGTACTGCTCTTAAAGATGCTTTGGATACTTAA
- a CDS encoding alpha amylase catalytic region, with amino-acid sequence MASLIEFKLFAPYNNKATLKGNFSDWSEISMQKDKQGYFRTSVELEDGIYQYKFRVQSKSWFLKPDEWVEISDPYATDIDDASQNSVVQIENGQKIVDTYIWQHDDHPLPSNEELVIYELFVGGFTGGENDQEERGKFVDVIEKLDYLRELGINALELMPIQECPGDNNWGYTPRHFFAVESSYGSSTDLKRLIDECHGRGIRVLIDFIFNHSDTQAPLTQIDHDYWYSREPTDPDNSWGPEFDYDHYDKNLDLKPAWQFVGDVVHFWIDEYHIDGIRFDASKQIDNYEFFTWITQQARQAAAMKPFFNTAEYIPENPQIAGYGKPMDGCWHESFYQQVLKHICGDDFNLKALKEVIDCKQQGYESATSVINYISCHDHKYILAELSDRHIFEEAAFKRAKLGAVLLMTTIGVPLVWMGNEFGEYNPEQEIKINWALLENDLNQSLFEYYRGLINLKTQNHALHTNNLEFFHEDSNNKVLAYTRWNDQGSRIVVIANFSDNFLQNYSLDNFPQSGTWHEWTNNYDVEAKDGKLLIDLGEYEAKVLVN; translated from the coding sequence ATGGCTAGCTTAATAGAATTTAAGTTATTTGCTCCTTATAACAACAAGGCAACCCTCAAAGGTAATTTTTCTGATTGGTCAGAAATATCGATGCAGAAAGATAAGCAAGGTTATTTTCGTACTTCAGTTGAATTGGAAGATGGGATATATCAATATAAATTTCGTGTTCAGTCAAAATCCTGGTTTTTAAAACCCGATGAATGGGTGGAAATCAGTGATCCCTATGCTACGGATATCGATGATGCTAGTCAAAATAGCGTAGTGCAAATTGAAAATGGTCAAAAGATTGTTGATACTTATATTTGGCAACACGATGACCATCCTTTGCCCAGTAACGAGGAATTAGTAATCTACGAGCTATTTGTTGGTGGTTTTACTGGTGGAGAAAATGATCAAGAAGAGCGAGGTAAGTTTGTAGATGTTATTGAAAAGCTGGATTATCTGAGGGAATTAGGTATTAATGCCCTCGAACTCATGCCCATACAGGAATGTCCAGGGGATAATAATTGGGGCTATACACCGCGTCACTTTTTCGCTGTCGAGTCGAGTTACGGTTCTTCAACAGATTTAAAACGACTGATTGATGAATGTCATGGTAGAGGAATTCGAGTACTGATAGATTTTATTTTTAATCATTCTGATACTCAAGCACCTTTAACTCAAATTGACCATGATTATTGGTATAGTCGTGAACCTACAGATCCAGATAATAGCTGGGGGCCAGAATTTGATTATGATCATTATGATAAAAATTTAGATCTCAAACCTGCATGGCAATTTGTGGGAGATGTCGTTCATTTTTGGATTGATGAATATCATATTGATGGAATTCGCTTTGATGCCTCTAAACAAATTGATAACTATGAATTTTTTACTTGGATAACTCAGCAAGCCAGACAAGCTGCTGCTATGAAGCCATTTTTTAATACGGCAGAATACATACCCGAAAATCCTCAGATAGCTGGATATGGCAAACCAATGGATGGTTGTTGGCATGAAAGCTTTTATCAACAGGTGCTAAAACATATCTGCGGTGATGATTTTAATTTAAAAGCTCTTAAAGAAGTTATCGACTGCAAACAACAAGGTTATGAAAGCGCAACGAGCGTAATTAATTACATTAGTTGTCATGATCATAAATATATTCTGGCGGAATTAAGCGATCGCCATATTTTTGAAGAAGCAGCTTTTAAACGAGCAAAATTAGGTGCAGTTTTACTGATGACCACAATAGGTGTACCTTTAGTTTGGATGGGCAATGAATTTGGTGAATACAATCCCGAACAAGAGATTAAAATTAACTGGGCATTATTAGAAAATGACCTTAATCAAAGTTTATTTGAATATTATCGTGGTTTAATTAATTTAAAAACTCAAAATCACGCTTTACATACTAATAATCTTGAATTTTTCCATGAAGATTCTAATAACAAAGTCTTAGCCTACACGCGCTGGAATGATCAAGGTTCTCGAATAGTTGTAATAGCTAATTTCTCTGACAATTTCTTACAAAATTATAGTCTTGATAATTTTCCTCAGTCAGGTACATGGCACGAGTGGACAAATAATTATGATGTGGAAGCCAAAGATGGCAAGCTGTTAATAGATTTGGGAGAATACGAAGCGAAGGTATTGGTTAACTAG
- a CDS encoding prephenate dehydratase yields the protein MNISLAYLGPTGTNSETAAVIYSDWLASTQQLITSLSPYPSIALALQSVAQGQVYQAVVPIENSIEGSVTVVLDTMWQSSNLQVQQELTIPIFHGLLSYSQSLATITTVYSHPQALAQCQKWLETYLPQVQLIPTRSTTEGIQLLKNNTTAAAIANPRAAELYQVPILQPDIKDSPDNSTRFWIVSNSDRPLSINQSDEAKPPLRDRGSHLSLAFSLPKNAPGALVTALEIFAKRGINLSKIESRPTKRSLGEYIFFIDLEGNSQDSPIKEALTELSSCTEVLKIFGNYNLLPISI from the coding sequence ATGAATATATCCCTTGCCTATCTCGGCCCAACTGGAACGAATTCAGAAACTGCTGCAGTTATTTATTCAGACTGGTTAGCTAGTACACAACAATTAATAACTTCTCTCTCTCCCTACCCAAGTATTGCCTTAGCTTTACAATCTGTAGCTCAAGGTCAAGTTTATCAAGCAGTAGTGCCAATTGAAAATTCCATTGAAGGCAGTGTGACCGTAGTTTTAGATACCATGTGGCAATCTAGCAATCTGCAAGTTCAACAGGAATTAACTATTCCTATTTTTCACGGGTTGTTATCTTATAGTCAGTCTTTAGCAACAATTACCACAGTTTATTCTCATCCCCAGGCATTGGCTCAATGTCAAAAATGGCTAGAAACTTATCTGCCTCAAGTTCAACTTATTCCCACAAGATCTACTACAGAAGGAATTCAGTTACTTAAAAATAATACAACAGCAGCAGCCATTGCCAATCCAAGAGCAGCAGAATTATATCAAGTACCTATATTGCAACCAGATATTAAAGATAGCCCTGATAACTCTACACGTTTTTGGATTGTCAGTAATAGTGATCGCCCATTGTCTATTAATCAAAGCGATGAGGCGAAGCCTCCACTACGTGATCGTGGTAGTCATCTTTCTTTAGCTTTTAGTCTTCCTAAAAATGCCCCTGGCGCACTAGTCACAGCACTTGAAATTTTTGCAAAAAGAGGAATTAATCTTAGCAAAATTGAATCTCGCCCTACTAAACGTTCTTTGGGAGAATATATATTTTTTATTGATTTAGAAGGCAATTCCCAAGATTCCCCAATTAAGGAAGCGTTAACGGAGTTATCTAGTTGCACAGAAGTTTTAAAAATATTTGGTAATTATAATCTTTTGCCAATATCAATATAA
- the rhnB gene encoding ribonuclease HII, which translates to MKKHFSFDSSLLSAYPTNGLVAGVDEVGRGALFGCVVAATVVLPISDIPILIDMGVKDSKKLSPLKRQQLVEPIKRAVLAWSINTASVSEIDNLNILQASLLAMKRSILGLNIYPNIDICLVDGKIPVPDLPISQQTVIQGDLRSPVIAAASILAKVWRDQLIIDLADKYPEYNLAANKGYPTIQHRQAIKQYGLSLEHRRSFKSC; encoded by the coding sequence GTGAAAAAGCATTTTAGTTTTGATAGTTCTTTATTATCTGCATATCCAACCAATGGCTTAGTCGCAGGAGTAGATGAAGTTGGTAGAGGTGCTTTATTCGGTTGTGTAGTAGCAGCAACGGTGGTCTTACCTATATCGGACATCCCTATATTAATTGACATGGGGGTCAAAGACAGTAAAAAACTATCCCCCCTCAAACGTCAGCAATTAGTAGAACCGATTAAAAGAGCCGTTCTTGCTTGGAGTATAAATACTGCTAGTGTTAGCGAAATTGACAATTTGAATATTTTGCAAGCTTCCCTACTAGCTATGAAACGGAGCATTCTGGGGTTGAATATTTATCCTAATATAGACATATGTCTGGTAGATGGTAAAATCCCTGTTCCTGACTTACCAATCTCTCAACAAACTGTGATTCAAGGAGATTTGCGATCGCCAGTTATTGCAGCAGCTAGTATTTTAGCTAAAGTTTGGCGAGATCAATTGATTATTGATTTGGCAGATAAGTATCCTGAATATAATTTAGCTGCCAATAAAGGCTATCCTACTATTCAACATCGTCAGGCGATTAAACAGTATGGTCTCTCTCTTGAACATCGCCGTTCGTTCAAGTCTTGTTGA
- the rne gene encoding ribonuclease E, producing the protein MPKQIIIAEQHHIAAVFWEEQIQELIVATGHQQVSDIYLGTVENVIPGIDAAFINIGNSERNGFIHVTDLGPLRLKKSAAAITELLLPQQKALVQVMKEPTGNKGPRLTGNITLPGRYLVLMPYGKGVKLSRRIADENERSRLRALAILIKPPGMGLLIRTEADGKAEEAIMEDLEFLQKQWESIQYQANYAKPPVLLNRDDDFIQRVLRDTFSAEVNTIVVDSAAGVKRVKQQLMNWSGGRSPQGVFIDYHKEQQPILDFYRVSAAVREALKPRVELPSGGYIIIEPTEALTVIDVNSGSFTRSATARETVLWTNTEAATEIARQLRLRNIGGVIVVDFIDMDSHRDKIKLLEHFNKSLKGDKARPQIAQLSELGLVELTRKRQGKNIYELFGQTCPTCGGLGQIAHLPGKLEAESLETVPLAAPAAIREPVATVRPVIPPPIEKPEKIEIVTNNIPDLGYEANNRQLDLLNHPNYQEQSRSNNGTRRRRRSRSNDLLIKEELIEQEGAEGISNNIVPDVTGSEERKSRSQLRSPRREEANLEKVTVEMSALEQEVYALMGVSPLIYAEQQDKDPRTVMVYVKQPGEELLDVNSTVATTATNESEVSESQASESEVISQAVDNIETVSLDVDIPAEVTEIDIPAEVTESENISEVNPEPTVEEEVPNTGRRRRRRSSVVKEAVNSD; encoded by the coding sequence ATGCCAAAACAGATTATTATTGCAGAACAACACCACATAGCTGCTGTTTTCTGGGAAGAACAAATACAAGAATTAATTGTTGCCACAGGACATCAACAAGTAAGTGATATTTATCTTGGTACAGTAGAAAATGTCATCCCTGGAATTGATGCTGCCTTCATTAACATAGGTAATAGTGAACGCAACGGGTTTATTCACGTCACAGATTTAGGCCCACTACGTCTTAAAAAAAGCGCAGCAGCCATCACAGAACTTTTGCTTCCTCAACAAAAAGCTTTGGTACAAGTGATGAAAGAGCCTACTGGTAATAAGGGTCCAAGACTTACAGGCAATATAACTTTACCAGGTCGCTATCTAGTCTTAATGCCGTATGGTAAAGGCGTTAAACTGTCTCGTCGTATTGCAGATGAAAATGAGCGCAGTCGTTTACGTGCTTTGGCAATTTTGATTAAACCCCCTGGCATGGGTCTATTAATTAGAACCGAAGCGGATGGGAAGGCAGAAGAAGCCATTATGGAGGATTTAGAATTCTTACAAAAACAGTGGGAATCAATTCAATATCAGGCAAACTATGCAAAACCCCCAGTCTTACTGAATCGAGATGATGATTTTATTCAGCGTGTTTTAAGAGATACCTTCTCAGCAGAAGTAAACACTATTGTGGTTGATTCAGCAGCAGGTGTAAAGCGAGTTAAGCAGCAGTTGATGAATTGGAGTGGTGGTCGTTCTCCTCAAGGGGTATTTATTGACTATCATAAAGAGCAACAGCCTATATTAGATTTCTATCGAGTTAGTGCTGCGGTGAGAGAAGCTTTAAAACCAAGAGTTGAATTGCCTTCTGGAGGATATATTATTATCGAACCTACAGAAGCATTAACAGTAATTGATGTAAACTCAGGGTCATTTACTCGTTCAGCAACTGCAAGGGAAACAGTGTTGTGGACGAATACGGAAGCAGCTACAGAAATTGCCCGTCAGTTGAGATTGCGTAATATTGGCGGAGTGATTGTGGTGGACTTTATTGATATGGATTCCCATCGCGATAAAATCAAACTTTTAGAGCATTTTAATAAGAGTTTGAAAGGTGATAAAGCACGTCCTCAAATTGCTCAACTATCAGAATTAGGGTTAGTAGAACTGACTCGTAAACGCCAAGGTAAAAATATTTATGAATTGTTTGGTCAGACTTGTCCCACTTGTGGTGGCTTAGGACAAATTGCTCATTTACCAGGTAAATTAGAGGCAGAATCACTAGAAACAGTACCCTTAGCTGCCCCAGCAGCAATCCGTGAACCTGTTGCTACTGTTCGTCCCGTAATTCCTCCTCCGATTGAAAAGCCAGAGAAAATAGAAATAGTTACTAATAATATTCCTGATCTTGGGTACGAAGCTAACAATCGCCAATTAGATTTACTTAATCATCCCAACTATCAAGAACAGAGTCGTAGTAATAATGGTACTCGTCGTCGTCGTCGTAGTCGTAGTAATGATTTATTGATCAAAGAGGAATTAATTGAACAAGAAGGTGCAGAAGGAATTTCTAATAATATAGTTCCAGATGTTACTGGTAGTGAAGAAAGAAAATCTCGTTCCCAATTGCGATCGCCTCGTAGAGAAGAAGCTAATCTGGAGAAAGTTACTGTCGAGATGTCTGCTTTAGAGCAGGAAGTTTATGCCTTGATGGGAGTTTCACCTTTAATCTACGCCGAGCAACAAGACAAAGATCCTAGAACTGTGATGGTTTATGTTAAACAGCCAGGGGAAGAGTTGCTTGATGTTAATTCAACAGTTGCCACAACTGCCACTAATGAATCTGAAGTATCAGAATCTCAAGCATCAGAATCTGAAGTTATAAGTCAAGCAGTTGATAATATAGAAACAGTTTCCTTAGATGTAGATATCCCTGCTGAAGTGACTGAGATAGACATCCCTGCTGAAGTTACTGAGAGCGAAAACATATCAGAAGTTAACCCAGAACCTACTGTTGAGGAAGAAGTACCTAATACAGGTCGTCGTCGTCGTCGTCGTTCTTCGGTTGTTAAAGAAGCAGTAAATAGTGATTAG